CTTTCCATTATCTAAGTTTTCTTCAACCCTATCAAAATTTAAGTTTTTATTTTCATTTGATTTTTTCATTTTTTTCTCCGTTAAAAATAATTATCTCTATATAAGATAGGCCTACTCTCCCCAAATAAATCTGTGTAAATCTGGAATTTGTAATTCAGGATACATAATCATATTCCAGTTATCATAATTAGTTTCATACATTCCTTCTTGTGGAACATTATATTTTTCAATGTTATTTGCGAACATTATAGCTTTAGTCCCGCTTGATAATAGGCTCATTTTATCTATATTACTTGATAAATCATCTATTATACTTAGGGCAAAAGATCCTTGTTCTAAAAAATTCTTCTTAGAGAACTCTACAATCATTGATTCTGCTAAAATTCTTTGTCTATTGGTCCTTCCAAAATCCGAGTCTATTGATCTGACTCTCCCCCAAGCCAAAGCTTGAATACCATTTAATTTTTGTGTTCCAGCAGTCTTTAATGCATAATCCTCATAATTAAAATCAAAAACACCTGTCATTCCTTGCATAACTTGATTTGTTGCAGGAAGTTCTTCTTCAGATATAGTTAATGTTACACCATCTAAATCATCTATAAAACTTTTTGCGCTCCAGAAATCAAACATAACAAATTCCTGAATATCTAAGTCTAAATTATAATTAAGAGTATTAATGAGCATCCCAACTCCTCCATAAGCGTAAGAAGCATTTACCTTGGTTCTTGCACCATAGCCATCGTTTAAACTCATTTCTGTGTCTCTTAAAACACTTGTTAATTTTATAGATTGATCATTTTGATTAATAGTTAAAATCATAATGGTATCAGCTCTAGCTTCAATCTCTCCTCTGGAGTCAATACCAAAAACTAAAATATTTTTAACATTTTCATCTTTTTGCTCTACATAATTGATCGGATAATCTGGATTTACGTATAGCTCAACATGTTTATAATCACCATTTGAATTTCTAGCTATTTTTTTATACTTATCTAAATTTTCAACATTTTCTGAATTTGTATTTTCTCTAATACCTTTAAGGTCAAAAAACTTCAGTTGATCTAAAGAATTCCACAAAAATAAACTTGCTCCTAAAACAAGTCCTAAAAGTGCTGTTATAAACCTAATTAAATAGTAAGAAAAACCTTTTCTTTTTTTATGCATTTTTTATCTCTCTGTTATATCGATATTTTTATACTTTATAATTTACAAACATTGTTTAACTATTTTACCACTTTAATGACAGTAAATACATTGAGTGATAAAATATTTACAGAAAATAAAGAGGTATTTAACATGAATAATATTACTACATATCAAAATCTAGACCTAAAGTCTGGGGACAAAATTCATTTTATTGGTATAGGCGGAATTAGCATGTCTGGTTTAGCTGAAATTGCTATGAGCTTAAACTTTGTAGTATCAGGTTCTGATACACGTAGC
Above is a window of Fastidiosipila sanguinis DNA encoding:
- a CDS encoding LCP family protein, translated to MHKKRKGFSYYLIRFITALLGLVLGASLFLWNSLDQLKFFDLKGIRENTNSENVENLDKYKKIARNSNGDYKHVELYVNPDYPINYVEQKDENVKNILVFGIDSRGEIEARADTIMILTINQNDQSIKLTSVLRDTEMSLNDGYGARTKVNASYAYGGVGMLINTLNYNLDLDIQEFVMFDFWSAKSFIDDLDGVTLTISEEELPATNQVMQGMTGVFDFNYEDYALKTAGTQKLNGIQALAWGRVRSIDSDFGRTNRQRILAESMIVEFSKKNFLEQGSFALSIIDDLSSNIDKMSLLSSGTKAIMFANNIEKYNVPQEGMYETNYDNWNMIMYPELQIPDLHRFIWGE